A genomic segment from Malus domestica chromosome 05, GDT2T_hap1 encodes:
- the LOC103426890 gene encoding pentatricopeptide repeat-containing protein At3g21470 codes for MSQIPHGNPHCPLQNNQNQIPSNPKFLKQIHDFCTTTEKPNPANWSYIIRNHLSQGSPAKALLVYTRIRRQGIYILGLLPLILKACASLSCVNRGKALHAESIKSGMNSDVLVGTSLVDMYAKCGQVFESRKVFDYMPERNLVTWNAMIGGYLRSGDKISALFLFEKMSMRTSVTWVEMIDGFARSGDTVSARRFFDQVPQELKNVVVWTVMVDGYSSNGQMEAAREVFGAMPQRNFFVWSSMISGYCKKGDVKEAKFIFDRIPVRNLVNWNSMISGYAQNGFCEEALNSFHKMQAEGFEPDEFTFVSVLSACAQSGLLDIGKDIHSMLGHRRIKLSQIVLNALVDMYAKCGDLMNARLIFEGMTERNTVCWNAMISGLAIHGQCKEALELFGRMEDSNERPDDITFISVLLACAHGGFVDEGIQIFSKMEDYGLVAGIKHFGCVVDLYGRAGRLREAYALIKRMPIKPNDMVWGAMLGACRIYMDMEMTEKVVKDISTLNSNVGSGDNSHYVLLSNIYAACDRWEKAERTRIDMISEGFEKTPARSSFVPSGT; via the coding sequence ATGTCACAAATCCCACATGGAAATCCCCACTGCCCTCttcaaaacaaccaaaaccaaatcccctcAAATCCAAAGTTCCTCAAACAAATCCATGATTTCTGCACAACAACGGAAAAACCAAATCCTGCAAATTGGTCTTACATTATAAGGAATCACCTCTCTCAAGGATCACCCGCAAAAGCGCTTCTTGTGTACACCCGAATTCGGCGTCAAGGAATCTACATTTTAGGCCTTCTTCCTTTGATTCTCAAGGCCTGTGCTTCTCTTTCGTGCGTAAATCGTGGGAaggcattgcacgccgagtctATCAAGTCTGGTATGAATTCTGATGTCTTGGTTGGCACGTCATTGGTTGACATGTATGCGAAATGCGGGCAAGTTTTTGAGTCCCGGAAAGTGTTTGATTATATGCCTGAGAGAAATCTGGTCACATGGAATGCGATGATAGGTGGGTACTTGAGAAGTGGGGATAAAATATCTGCATTGTTTTTGTTTGAGAAGATGTCTATGCGGACATCTGTGACTTGGGTTGAGATGATCGACGGGTTTGCGAGGAGTGGAGACACTGTTAGTGCTAGGCGGTTCTTTGATCAGGTTCCGCAGGAGTTGAAGAATGTTGTTGTGTGGACTGTAATGGTTGATGGGTATTCTAGCAATGGGCAGATGGAGGCGGCAAGGGAAGTTTTTGGGGCAATGCCGCAGCGTAATTTCTTTGTGTGGTCATCGATGATTTCTGGGTATTGCAAGAAAGGTGATGTTAAGGAAGCCAAGTTCATCTTTGACAGAATCCCAGTCCGGAACTTGGTGAACTGGAATTCGATGATATCTGGCTATGCGCAAAATGGATTTTGTGAAGAAGCTTTGAACTCATTTCACAAAATGCAAGCCGAAGGCTTTGAGCCAGATGAATTTACTTTTGTGAGTGTTTTATCTGCCTGTGCTCAGTCTGGGCTGTTGGACATTGGCAAGGATATACATAGTATGTTAGGCCATAGAAGGATAAAGCTTAGTCAGATTGTTCTGAATGCACTTGTAGACATGTACGCAAAATGTGGCGATTTGATGAATGCTAGGTTGATCTTTGAGGGGATGACTGAGAGGAACACTGTGTGTTGGAATGCTATGATTTCGGGACTGGCCATTCACGGACAGTGCAAAGAGGCTCTTGAATTATTTGGAAGAATGGAAGATTCAAATGAAAGGCCTGATGATATAACCTTTATTTCTGTTCTGTTGGCTTGTGCACACGGGGGTTTTGTGGATGAAGGCATACAAATTTTCTCCAAGATGGAGGACTATGGTTTGGTAGCGGGGATTAAGCATTTTGGATGCGTGGTTGACCTTTATGGACGGGCAGGAAGATTAAGAGAGGCTTATGCTTTAATCAAGAGAATGCCAATCAAACCAAACGACATGGTTTGGGGGGCTATGCTTGGAGCATGCCGGATTTATATGGATATGGAGATGACGGAAAAGGTAGTGAAGGATATTAGCACCCTCAATTCAAACGTTGGGTCAGGTGATAATTCACATTATGTGCTTCTGTCAAATATATATGCTGCCTGTGATAGATGGGAGAAAGCTGAACGGACGAGGATTGACATGATAAGTGAAGGCTTTGAAAAGACACCGGCTCGCAGTTCATTTGTGCCCAGTGGCACATAA
- the LOC103426889 gene encoding psbP domain-containing protein 4, chloroplastic-like isoform X2, producing MNKTGWRTYQRPDEKSGGHGVGWSPIIPYRFSVPQDWEEVPVSIADLGGTEIDLRFGSPKEGRISVIVAPVLRFADNLDGDATIEKIGRPETVINAFGPEVIGENVEGKVMSITVVQDSGRTYYQYELEPPHALITATAAGNRLYLFSVTGSGLQWKRHYKDLKKIADSFRVV from the exons ATGAACAAG ACAGGTTGGAGGACATACCAAAGACCAGATGAGAAGTCCGGAGGGCATGGCGTTGGTTGGAGCCCTATCATCCCTTATCGCTTTTCAGTTCCTCAAGATTGGGAAGAG GTTCCAGTATCAATAGCGGATCTAGGCGGTACAGAGATCGATTTGAGATTTGGTAGCCCAAAGGAGGGACGCATTTCTGTCATTGTCGCTCCTGTTCTGAGATTTGCAGATA ATTTAGATGGAGATGCCACAATTGAGAAAATTGGACGTCCAGAGACGGTAATAAATGCATTTGGACCCGAAGTTATTGGCGAAAATGTTGAAGGAAAGGTTATGAGCATAACTGTTGTACAAGACTCTGGAAGAACATATTACCAGTATGAGTTGGAGCCACCTCATGCTCTGATAACAGCAACTGCAGCTGGGAACCGCCTGTACTTGTTTAGCGTAACTGGAAGTG GTCTTCAATGGAAGAGGCATTacaaggacttgaagaaaatAGCCGACTCCTTCCGTGTCGTCTAA
- the LOC103426889 gene encoding psbP domain-containing protein 4, chloroplastic-like isoform X1, whose protein sequence is MRTASLTGWSFSWTHQRQAIPSHNLVVQSSLEHGNCRTKVGSSSTESGLVDGEAENFSGILKRRSVLLSAGASLFSSQVLGFPREVLAVVKQGLLAGRIPGLSEPDEQGWRTYQRPDEKSGGHGVGWSPIIPYRFSVPQDWEEVPVSIADLGGTEIDLRFGSPKEGRISVIVAPVLRFADNLDGDATIEKIGRPETVINAFGPEVIGENVEGKVMSITVVQDSGRTYYQYELEPPHALITATAAGNRLYLFSVTGSGLQWKRHYKDLKKIADSFRVV, encoded by the exons ATGAGAACAGCCTCACTTACCGGTTGGAGCTTCTCCTGGACTCATCAGCGGCAAGCAATTCCTTCCCACAATTTGGTTGTTCAGTCTTCATTGGAGCATGGAAATTGCAGGACAAAAGTTGGCTCAAGTTCGACAGAGAGTGGCTTGGTTGATGGAGAAGCTGAGAATTTCTCCGGGATTTTGAAGAGACGATCAGTGTTGCTTTCTGCAGGAgcttctttgttttcttctcaAGTGTTGGGTTTTCCGAGAGAGGTATTGGCAGTGgtgaaacaaggtcttctaGCCGGCCGGATTCCCGGTCTGTCCGAACCGGATGAACAAG GTTGGAGGACATACCAAAGACCAGATGAGAAGTCCGGAGGGCATGGCGTTGGTTGGAGCCCTATCATCCCTTATCGCTTTTCAGTTCCTCAAGATTGGGAAGAG GTTCCAGTATCAATAGCGGATCTAGGCGGTACAGAGATCGATTTGAGATTTGGTAGCCCAAAGGAGGGACGCATTTCTGTCATTGTCGCTCCTGTTCTGAGATTTGCAGATA ATTTAGATGGAGATGCCACAATTGAGAAAATTGGACGTCCAGAGACGGTAATAAATGCATTTGGACCCGAAGTTATTGGCGAAAATGTTGAAGGAAAGGTTATGAGCATAACTGTTGTACAAGACTCTGGAAGAACATATTACCAGTATGAGTTGGAGCCACCTCATGCTCTGATAACAGCAACTGCAGCTGGGAACCGCCTGTACTTGTTTAGCGTAACTGGAAGTG GTCTTCAATGGAAGAGGCATTacaaggacttgaagaaaatAGCCGACTCCTTCCGTGTCGTCTAA
- the LOC103426891 gene encoding probable beta-1,4-xylosyltransferase IRX10 isoform X1 codes for MNVDYRTGTGRGHVMLGHKTLTRSLLPQKPSCRRTPLPSSTDDTLKMGSVNNKARPFSTQHHQHPLCTRTHQIGALLLVAASFFLTSLLDRSFRPCASHFAAVDIFPNSRSSVQVTGGRDLLWPHRGYGPLLDLKIYVYDDSEIDGLKALMRGRDGVIDSNACLKGQWGTQVKIHRLLLNSRFRTRKKEEADLFFVPTYTKCVRMMGGLNDKEINQTYVKVLSQMPYFRRSGGRDHIFVFSSGAGAHLFRSWATYINRSIILTPEGDRTDKKDTSAFNTWKDIIIPGNVEDGMTTNGATLVHPLPIPKRKYLANYLGRAQGKVGRLKLIELSRKFPDKLECPELKFSGPEKFGRIDYFEHLRDAKFCLAPRGESSWTLRFYEAFFVECVPVILSDQVELPFQNVVDYTQISIKWPSTRIGPELLQYLESIPDEYIEGMISRGRQVRCLWVYASESGSCSAMHAILWELQRKVRLFHQSTETFWLHNGSVVNRNLVEFSEWRLPMPLP; via the exons ATGAATGTTGATTATAGGACTGGGACAGGGAGGGGACATGTAATGTTGGGACATAAGACCTTAACTCGTTCCCTTCTTCCCCAGAAGCCGAGCTGCAGAAGAACCCCACTGCCATCCAGCACTGATGATACTCTGAAAATGGGAAGCGTAAACAACAAAGCTCGACCATTCAGCACGCAGCACCACCAGCATCCTCTGTGCACCCGCACGCACCAGATCGGAGCCCTCCTCTTGGTCGCCGCCTCCTTCTTCTTGACTAGCCTCTTAGACCGCTCCTTCCGCCCCTGCGCCTCTCACTTCGCCGCCGTCGATATCTTCCCCAATTCACGGAGCTCCGTCCAAGTCACCGGCGGTCGAGATCTCTTGTGGCCGCACCGAGGGTACGGCCCCCTACTCGACCTCAAAATCTACGTCTACGATGACAGCGAGATCGATGGCCTCAAGGCATTGATGCGCGGTCGCGATGGTGTCATCGACTCCAACGCTTGCTTGAAAGGCCAATGGGGCACTCAG GTTAAAATACACAGGCTACTGCTAAATTCGAGGTTTCGGAcaaggaagaaagaggaagcagACCTATTTTTTGTGCCTACGTATACTAAATGCGTTCGGATGATGGGGGGTCTTAATGATAAGGAGATTAACCAGACATATGTGAAG GTGTTAAGTCAAATGCCATATTTCAGGCGATCTGGTGGCCGTGACCACATATTTGTTTTTTCAAG TGGTGCTGGAGCTCACTTATTTAGATCCTGGGCAACATATATAAATCGTTCCATTATTCTCACCCCTGAG GGCGATCGGACTGATAAGAAAGATACAAGTGCCTTTAATACGTGGAAAGATATCATAATTCCTGGGAATGTTGAGGACGGTATGACTACAAATGGGGCCACCTTGGTCCACCCTTTGCCTATACCAAAGCGGAAGTATCTAGCAAACTATTTAGGCCGTGCACAAGGAAAGGTTGGCCGTCTTAAGTTGATAGAGCTTTCAAGGAAATTTCCAGATAAG TTGGAATGTCCAGAGTTGAAGTTCAGTGGTcctgaaaaatttggaagaataGATTATTTTGAACACCTGCGCGACGCCAAGTTCTGCCTTGCTCCACGTGGGGAGTCATCCTGGACTCTTCGATTTTATGAGGCTTTCTTTGTG GAGTGTGTACCTGTGATATTATCAGATCAAGTAGAACTGCCTTTCCAAAATGTTGTTGACTACACCCAGATATCAATTAAATGGCCATCCACTCGAATAGGTCCCGAGCTTTTGCAGTACCTAGAGTCAATACCAG ATGAATATATAGAAGGGATGATAAGCCGGGGCAGACAAGTACGATGTTTATGGGTCTATGCTTCAGAATCAGGTTCATGTTCGGCAATGCATGCGATTCTTTGGGAGCTTCAGAGGAAAGTAAGACTGTTTCACCAGTCTACGGAAACATTCTGGTTGCACAATGGATCTGTTGTAAATAGAAACTTGGTAGAATTTTCGGAGTGGAGATTGCCAATGCCTTTGCCTTGA
- the LOC103426891 gene encoding probable beta-1,4-xylosyltransferase IRX10 isoform X2 has protein sequence MNVDYRTGTGRGHVMLGHKTLTRSLLPQKPSCRRTPLPSSTDDTLKMGSVNNKARPFSTQHHQHPLCTRTHQIGALLLVAASFFLTSLLDRSFRPCASHFAAVDIFPNSRSSVQVTGGRDLLWPHRGYGPLLDLKIYVYDDSEIDGLKALMRGRDGVIDSNACLKGQWGTQVKIHRLLLNSRFRTRKKEEADLFFVPTYTKCVRMMGGLNDKEINQTYVKVLSQMPYFRRSGGRDHIFVFSSGAGAHLFRSWATYINRSIILTPEGDRTDKKDTSAFNTWKDIIIPGNVEDGMTTNGATLVHPLPIPKRKYLANYLGRAQGKVGRLKLIELSRKFPDKLECPELKFSGPEKFGRIDYFEHLRDAKFCLAPRGESSWTLRFYEAFFVECVPVILSDQVELPFQNVVDYTQISIKWPSTRIGPELLQYLESIPGQMQHSVHLLLWLI, from the exons ATGAATGTTGATTATAGGACTGGGACAGGGAGGGGACATGTAATGTTGGGACATAAGACCTTAACTCGTTCCCTTCTTCCCCAGAAGCCGAGCTGCAGAAGAACCCCACTGCCATCCAGCACTGATGATACTCTGAAAATGGGAAGCGTAAACAACAAAGCTCGACCATTCAGCACGCAGCACCACCAGCATCCTCTGTGCACCCGCACGCACCAGATCGGAGCCCTCCTCTTGGTCGCCGCCTCCTTCTTCTTGACTAGCCTCTTAGACCGCTCCTTCCGCCCCTGCGCCTCTCACTTCGCCGCCGTCGATATCTTCCCCAATTCACGGAGCTCCGTCCAAGTCACCGGCGGTCGAGATCTCTTGTGGCCGCACCGAGGGTACGGCCCCCTACTCGACCTCAAAATCTACGTCTACGATGACAGCGAGATCGATGGCCTCAAGGCATTGATGCGCGGTCGCGATGGTGTCATCGACTCCAACGCTTGCTTGAAAGGCCAATGGGGCACTCAG GTTAAAATACACAGGCTACTGCTAAATTCGAGGTTTCGGAcaaggaagaaagaggaagcagACCTATTTTTTGTGCCTACGTATACTAAATGCGTTCGGATGATGGGGGGTCTTAATGATAAGGAGATTAACCAGACATATGTGAAG GTGTTAAGTCAAATGCCATATTTCAGGCGATCTGGTGGCCGTGACCACATATTTGTTTTTTCAAG TGGTGCTGGAGCTCACTTATTTAGATCCTGGGCAACATATATAAATCGTTCCATTATTCTCACCCCTGAG GGCGATCGGACTGATAAGAAAGATACAAGTGCCTTTAATACGTGGAAAGATATCATAATTCCTGGGAATGTTGAGGACGGTATGACTACAAATGGGGCCACCTTGGTCCACCCTTTGCCTATACCAAAGCGGAAGTATCTAGCAAACTATTTAGGCCGTGCACAAGGAAAGGTTGGCCGTCTTAAGTTGATAGAGCTTTCAAGGAAATTTCCAGATAAG TTGGAATGTCCAGAGTTGAAGTTCAGTGGTcctgaaaaatttggaagaataGATTATTTTGAACACCTGCGCGACGCCAAGTTCTGCCTTGCTCCACGTGGGGAGTCATCCTGGACTCTTCGATTTTATGAGGCTTTCTTTGTG GAGTGTGTACCTGTGATATTATCAGATCAAGTAGAACTGCCTTTCCAAAATGTTGTTGACTACACCCAGATATCAATTAAATGGCCATCCACTCGAATAGGTCCCGAGCTTTTGCAGTACCTAGAGTCAATACCAGGTCAAATGCAGCACTCAGTTCACTTGTTGCTCTGGTTAAT ATGA